The region AGTATACCTTTGGTCAGGAATATAAAGTGAATTGTAAAGAAGTAATAACTCGATGAGAGAAATAAGATTTATAGATAGTGCTTATCCCGATGCGCACAACATTAAGGAATTTAGTTGGTTTGGCAGAATAGATCAAGATTATAAACTATGGTTTGATTTACATTTAAAGACAGATGATTATTATAGCAAGGAAGAAGATATGGAGGATGAACAAGAGGATGAAGATCAAGAAGAGTATACTAGTGATGCGCAGTGGAAGTCAAAAATAGTGTGGGATAATTATCACTGCTGTACCATGTCTTCTTCTTATTGGTCTGATGATCAGGGAATTTTGTTAAGCGATGCAGAAAATAAGTTTAGTTTCTCAGAGATAGATAGTCAAGTTTTTGAGTTAGATAAGTTGCCCTTAGCAGATGATGTAGAGTATGATGATTTGGCTTTTGGTATTTATCTATTAGGACATGATACTTGTGCGAATCACACAATCCAATTTACCCATTTGGGCAATGGAGAATTTTCCATAAAGTGGACAGGGAACGTAGCTTTAACCTATGGTGGTTTTTATGATTTTGACCACTGTTTTGAAGCAAGTATAGAAAACGTGTGTTTTGAAGGATTTCACTATCCTCAACAATGGACGCAAGATCAAGCACTAGCAAATTTTAGCAAGGTGCTTGTTGATATAGAAAATTGGGAGTTTGTCGATCTTAACCCTAAAAGTTTTAAACGCGAGTATAAGTTAATGAGAAAAGGGTAGAAGCTCTTTTTTGAAGGACTAGCCTTAGATTAAGAGTAAATTAATTAACAAGTGTTTTGCATTCTTAGAGGGTGTATAATTTAGAGAAATATGTATCTTCCCCTTTGTAAAACAGAAGTCTTTAGCAGACTTGAGAATTAAAAAACACGCACACACATTCTATAAGATATGGGAATAATCATTGGTGGAATAGTAGTAGATAAGAATTATCAATCCCATATAGAGGATTTAGAATATATATTGGGTAAGAAATTAGTCTATCAAGGAGATACGATTTTTAAAAAGGCTTGTGTTAATGAGTTAGAGGCAGATTATTGCGAGGTGTATTTTTCAGATAGAGGTACTTTAGTCTTGACCTGTATTGACAGAGCGTCTCTTGTTTATAAAGCAACAGGACAGCAGGTATTGTCTTTTGTCATAGATGAAGAGTCCATGACATTTAACCTAAATTATACTCGTAATAATTTTTTAGTGCGCAAGGTAACAGAGGTAGAAGCAGACATCATAGACAGTAAAGGAGAACTACTAGAGTTTGAGGAAAATGAGTCAGATAAGATAGGTTTAATTTACCATGTGATAGAAGAACTATTAGATCAACAGCTTTGGGATATTGATGCCAACCAGATACTTAAGCGATATCACTTAGAGAGTATTGATAATACATCTGGGGCAAAGGTAGATACTTCTTATGTGATTTCGACACTAGAATTTGAAGATTTAGAGCCCGACAATATAGAGCCCGTAAAACTGAATGATAGAGAAGAAATAACGAAAGTTAAACGATCTAAAAAGTCTATTTTAACAAAAGTTATCAAGGGATTAGGACTAGAAGATAAAGAGTTTATGATACTGAAAAACAAAAAAGGGGAATAGTTATATTCCCCTTTATTTTAGTTATTGTCTTTTTTCTCAACAGGTTTATTCTTGTTAATTTCATCTTGTAATTGACGGCGAATCTTTTGTTCGCGTTCTAAAGATGATTTTCTTAGCTCTTCAAGTTCTTCTTCTGTATCACTTAGTTTCTTTTGCACTTCTTTTATGCTAGAAAAACTCTTTTTAAATCTATAGTAAATAACACTTAACATAACAATTAATAAGCCCATTATAGACCATATAAGTGTTAAGAATGTAGACTTCTCAGAAGACACACCTAGTACATCTATATTAGTAGTATTAGCAATACTTGCATTTAATGAATCCTTAGTTATTTTTAGCTGTGAAGTTAGCGCTTCAACAGAATCTTTATGCCCTTGTGAAGCATCTTTATTATTGACTATTGTTAACTGTAACTTTGTAAGGGAGTCATTTACATTTTTTTGTAATTGCTGTAATTTATCTAGTTGAACAATTTTAGAGTTTTGCCAGTTCGTAGCTTCGTTAAGTAAAGTATTGAATTGGTTATCAATTGTATTGGTATTGTCTTGTGCAAAACCTGCAATGTTAATTGCAAATAAAGCTAAAGCTAGGGTTAGTTTTCTTTTCATCAATATTTTTATTCCTGTATCTTAAGGGGTGATACTTGTTATTACATTATTTAGTTCAGCAATTCTTTTTGCGAAATTAGATATAGACAAAAGTAGAAATAACGATAGTAATAATTCTGTAAGACCAGACTAACGCAAAAGAAATAATTACAAAATCATTTATTTTAATATATTCCTTTTCTCTCTTGTTTATATGTGCAATATATAAAATGTTTATTATTATCTAAAATTGTTTTAAAATTCTAATAAAATTTAAATATATAACAATTTATACTTAGATATTGATAGGTTTTATGGTAGGTTTCTTTCATTTTTTCAGGTAAATTGAAATTTATCTAAATGATTTTAGTTTAGTCAATGGTGCTATGCTACATAAAAAATAAGGATTAACGTTAAAAAGTACCATTATAATGAGAAACGTAAGTACTAAACACTGTTGTATTTAATCTTGGCTAGCCTATATTGTTATTGTGTTTTGCTATTTTAGGGCCATATCTTTGAGATTATTAGATATTCACATATTGTGTATTTATCACCATTATTAACACTAACTAGCAAATGCTGTGCTCACCTTATTTGTTAACCAGTATTTTGATAAAAGTCTTTTATATATTAATGATTGACGATACACAAAAAAAGAAAAGCCATTGAACTAGTCAATGGCTTTTAAGTCAGTATAATGTATAATTATTGTTTATCTGTTAGATAAGTTCCAAAATCTAAAGAAGGCTTAACAAAAGTTTTTTCTGTATTGCTAGCTTTGATAAAAGTAGTGTTAACTAACTTTATGGTATGTAGTAATTTAGATGGAGATCCATCTACGGGTTTAGTCTCTCTAGTGCTTATGGCTATCTGTCCCTTAGGAGCTAACCATAATTCTATCAGTCTATTTGGATTATTAGGGTTAGATCCAGGTATGTTTCCAGGGTTATTACAGATTTGACTAACGTTTATACCCCCTCTTTCATACTGTCTAAAAGAAGCAAATCTTTCAGAAGTTAACTCAATTATTTTATCAGTAGTAGTTTCTTGAGTTGGAAGGTCAGCCTCAGTTAGATTTAAAATTAAAGCCTCTTGGTTAGATAATGTTACCAATGCATTGTTGCAATTATAATCATTTAATCCATTATTATTGTTATTGTTGAAAGTAAAAGCTAATGTTCTATTGGCATAATTTGTTGTACCAAATAACATTCTGTCGTACTTTATATTAGTCTGACCCTCGCTAAAGTTGATGTTTTCTAAAGTGAAAATATATTGATATACTAAGGCTACAGCATTGTTAGCCTGGGTAGTTGTATTTGTTATTTGTATGTTTCTATTGATAACAACAGTTCCACCAGGTGAAGCTGGGATATTCTGTATCACTGATGGAGTAGCAGGTGGAGGTAAATTACAGATAGAAGTACCAGAAACTTGAGCATTGTACTTTCTGTATTCTAAGGTCGTGTTTACACCATCTATTTCTGCGGCTCCTATGTCTTCTGATTCATCTCTCATAATGTTATCTGCGTCAACCACTAGAATTAGCGCTTCATCATTCTGTAGTTTATAAAAGATTTTTTCAGCACCAGGTGTAGTACATTTTTGGACAGCAGTAACTTTGTTAAAGTCAATGTCTTTATATATTAGATTGCCATCATCACATGAGCCTAATAAAAATATGAAAGAAATACCAGCAAGGGCAAAAAACTTTTTCATCTGTGTTATATATAATATTCTACAGCAAAAATAGTTTTTTTCTTTTCTATAAACTAGGTTGTGCAGATATATTATGTTTTTTATATCATCTTAGAATGTATGTTAGTCCAACCTAACAACGCAACATTACCTCAGAGTATTATAGCTATGTCAGTGTATTGTTATGTATTGCTTATTTAAGGGGATAAAAAATATATATACCTTTTAATATGCACAGAATCTAATTGTCTATATTTGGAAACGTTAATTTAATTATAATCAACATTTGTATTTATATGAGTAATCCGGCAGTAAAAACTAATTATCCCGCACTGTATACTTTAGTAACAGTGTTCTTCTTTTGGGGATTTTTTGGAGCGGGTAATAGTATTTTTATCCCTTTTTGTAAAGCATATTTTCACTTAGATCAGTTTCAATCCCAATTAATTGATTTTGCGTTTTACACTGCTTATTATTCAGGTGCTTTGATATTGTTTATCTTAAGTACAGTAAAGGGAAAAGACCTTGTGACCAGCTATGGATATAAGAAGTCTATAGTGTTCGGTTTATTGTTTTCTGCAGTGGGAGCTGGACTGATGATTTGGGCAGTGAATGTTAATGTTTACACTGCTTTATTAGTGGGTCTTTTTGTGGTAGCGCTTGGTTTTTCACTACAGCAGATTGCTGCTAATCCGTTAGTGATATCTGTGGGAGACCCTAAGACAGGAACAAGTAGAGTAAGCTTAGGTGGAGCTATAAATTCACTAGGGGGAACCATTGGTCCACTATTAATGGCGTTTGCTCTATTTGGAAGTACAGTAGCACTTACCGATGATCAGATACAGCATTTGAGTTTATCTAGTATGACACTCTTATATGCAGGAGTAGGAGCTTTATTTGTTATTGCAGCGGCATTATTTAAGTTTTCAAAAAAGATACCTGATGGCGTGCGTATCGAACCTATGGAACCAGCTAAAAAAGCAATAGGAACATTAGTTATGATGACCATACTACTAGTTATGATATATATCCCTGTATTTAATACCTATAGTCATTCAGTGAACCAGCCTATAGAATTGTTAGTTAAAGAGAAACAAGTGTTGATGGCAAAAGAAGTAGCTGCTTCTAAGGCAATAGAAAAAGATAAGTCAATAGCAGCTTTAGATACACAGATAGTAGAGATTAAAGAGCGTTTAGACAATAAGCGTATTTTGTTGTTATCAGCAGCTTTGATCGTGATAGGAGGAAGTATTGTCTTCGCGTTTAGAAACAGTAGAAAGAATAAGCAAGGGTGGGGAGCCATGCAATATCCCCAATTATTACTAGGGATGTTTGGTATCTTCGCTTATGTAGGGGTAGAGGTTAGTATAGGAAGTAATCTAGGAGAACTTCTAAAATTAGAGGAATTTGGCAATTTGCAATCATCTCAAATCACCCCTTATATATCTATGTATTGGGGGAGTTTAATGATTGGTAGATGGGCAGGAGCAGTCAGTGTATTTAATTTGTCAAAAGGCAAACAACTCTTAGCCATGATTGTTGTGCCGTTTCTAGCTTATTTTGCAGTGCTTGGAGCTAATTATTTGGCAGGTAATGATATAACGCCTTTATATTACTATTCGATCTGTGTGATTCTACAGATTGTCCTAACATATTGGGCAAAGAATAAATCAGCAAGAACCTTAATTATGTTTAGTTTATTTGGTCTTATAGCTATGGTAGTAGGGCTGTTAAGTACAGGAGTAGTTGCTATTTATGCCTTCTTAGCAGGAGGGTTGGCATGTAGTGTGTTATGGCCTGCTATTTTTAATATTGCCATTATAGGTTTAGGAAAGTACACCGCTCAGGGATCATCGCTTTTAATCATGATGATTTTAGGAGGTGGTATTATACCTCCTATCCAGGGTAAGGTAGCCGATATATTAGGTATTCATCAGTCTTATATAGTGAGTTTATTGTGTTTTGTTTACTTGCTTGCCTTTGGATTAGTAGCCAAACGAGTATTGTCAAAACAACAGATTGAGATTGATAATATTGCTTAGAAGAAAAATCGATTCAAGTATATAGTTTAAATTTGCTAATTCTGTTGTACTAATAATATGAGTTTTATTACATTTGCGAATACGTGACAATAATAGACAAGACAAAACAACTCTTTTTAAAAAGAGAATAACAATAACTTACCAACAAAAATAAAATGAAACACGTTTATCTAGATAATGCTGCCACTACATCAGTGCGTCCAGAAGTGATAGAAGAAATGGTGAATGTTCTTAGAAATGATTACGGTAATCCCTCTTCGACATACGCTATTGGTAGACACGCAAAAGCATTAGTTGAAAATGCAAGAAAGGTAATTGCAAAACAATTTAATGTTACCTCTTCTGAGATTATATTCACATCATGTGGAACAGAAGGGAATAACTGGATCTTGCGTTCTGCAGTTCGCGACTTGGGAATTAAGAGAATTATTACCACTAAGTTAGAGCACCATGCTGTATTAAATACAGTGAAGCAATTAAACGCTGAGTTTGGTGTTGAATTAGTGTTTTTAAATATTCTACCTTCTAGTGAGATAGACTATGCTCAGTTAGAAGAGTTGCTTAAAGATGAATCTAAGCCGACCTTAGTTACTTTAATGCACGTAAACAATGAAGTAGGTACAGAGTTAGATCTAAAACGTGTATCGGGTCTATGTGAAGCCAATCATGCTTTATTCCACTGTGATACTGTACAGTCTATCGGTAAGACTAAAATTGACCTGACAGAGACACCTATTGATTTTATCGTAGCGAGTGCACATAAATTTCACGGACCTAAGGGAATCGGATTTGCATTTATTCGCAAGAAAAATGTGATAAAACCTGTGATGTTTGGAGGGGAACAAGAGAAAGGACTTAGAGCAGGAACAGAAGGAGTACATCAGGTAGTAGGGATGGCTAAGGCATTAGAGATGGCGTATGACTTACTAGACAAGGAGAGTGCTCATATCGCTAGTATTAAACAATACTGTAAAGATAGACTCTTAGAAGTATATCCTGATGTGTGCTTTAATGGTAACGATGTAGGGTTTTATAATATCCTAAATGTGTTATTACCACTATCACAGGAGAAAGCAGCTATGATGTTGTTCCAGTTAGACATGAAGGGTATCGCAGTATCAAGAGGAAGTGCATGCCAATCAGGAAGTCAAAAACCTTCACATGTATTATCTCAATTCTTATGCGCAGAGGACTTGAAAAAACCAAGCTTAAGACTTTCTTTTGGACATGAAAATACAAAAGAAGATATTGATATTTTAATGGAAGTATTAAAAACTATCTAATCAGGTTGTTGTAAATAGAATTTAAATCCACTCTTTTAGGGTGGATTTTTTTGTTTCTAAAAGTAGCGAGAAGTAATCTTCACTAAAAAAAGAGAAAAGTTCACTAAAAATAAGATTGCTTTACATAAACATTAGCGTTAAATTTGCGCAAACAACACAACATTTATGAGTTCAAATAATAGATACGCACTACGCGGGGTTTCTGCAGAGAAAGAGGACGTTCACAATGCAATTAAGAATATTGACAAAGGATTATTTCCAAAGGCTTTCTGTAAGATTGTTCCGGACTACTTAACACAAGATGAAGATTACTGTTTGATTATGCACGCTGATGGAGCAGGTACCAAGTCATCACTGGCTTATATGTATTGGAAAGAGACAGGAGATATCTCTGTATGGAAAGGAATCGCACAGGATGCAGTAATCATGAATATCGATGATCTACTATGTGTAGGGGCTACAGATAATATTATGCTATCTAGCACTATAGGGCGTAATAAAAACTTAGTACCAGGTGAAGTGCTTTCTGCTATTATTAATGGAACAGAAGAGTTGATTGCTGAATTAAAGACATTCGGAGTGACGATACACTCTACAGGAGGGGAGACTGCAGATGTGGGTGATTTAGTACGCACTATTATTGTAGATTCTACAGTGACTGCGAGAATGAAAAGAAGTGATGTCATCGACAATGCTAATATCCAGGCAGGTGATGTGATTGTAGGATTAGAATCATTTGGTCAAGCTACATACGAGAAAGGATACAATGGAGGAATGGGAAGTAATGGACTAACTTCTGCTAGACACGATGTATTTGATCATTCATTAGCAACAAAATACCCTGAAAGTTATGATTCATCTGTACCAGAAGAATTAGTATACTCAGGAAAAGTACAGTTAACAGACCCAGTAGAGGGATCTCCTATAGATGCAGGTAAGTTAGTCTTATCGCCTACTCGTACCTATGCGCCTATTATTAAGGCTATACTAGATAAATACAAATCAGATCAAGTACACGGTATGATTCACTGTAGTGGTGGGGCTCAAACCAAAATTCTTCACTTTATCGACAAATTGCATATTGTCAAAGATAATATGTTCCCAGTTCCACCGTTATTTAAGCTAATTCAAGAGCAGTCAAATACTGATTGGAGAGAGATGTACCAAGTGTTTAACTCAGGTCACCGTATGGAATTATACGTTAAGCCAGAAGTAGCAGCTGATATCATGGCTATCTCAGAATCATTTAATGTTAAAGCTCAAATAGTAGGACGTGTAGAAGCTTCACAAGACAAGAAGCTAACGATCACATCTGAATATGGAACATTTACATACTAAGAATAAAATTATATTATAAAATGGCAAGATTGCTTTCTATCGATTTCGGTAAAAAACGTACAGGAATAGCTGTATCAGATGATTTTCAAATAATAGCATCAGGATTAACGACAGTCGATACAGAGCAATTATTGCCGTTCTTAAAAGATTATTTTCAGAAGGAAAACGTAGAGAAGGTAATTATAGGAGAGCCTAAGCGCCTAAATAATGAACCATCTGAAGTCGTTCCTTTATTAAATAGTTTTATCGAAAAGTTTAGTCAATCTTTTCCTGCTATGCCAGTGGAGAGAATAGACGAGAGGTTTACCTCTAAGATGGCTTTTCAAACCATGATTGACAGTGGACTTAAAAAGAAACAAAGACAGAATAAAGCTCTGATCGACGAGATTGCAGCAACTATTATTCTGCAAGACTATATGAGAAAGTAGCCGTCAATCATTTTTATATTTATTTAAGAAAAGTTATAATCTAATTCTCTTAAATAAAGAGTAATTTTGCATATAAATAAATCCGATATAATGTCAAGTATACAAAAATCAGAGGCTGATGTTGTTTTGATAGGGGCAGGTATTATGAGTGCTACGCTTGGAATCCTATTAAAAGAGCTGAAACCAAACTTAAAAATAGAGGTTATTGAGCGTCTCGACAGTGCGGCTGCCGAAAGTTCTGATGCAATGAATAATGCAGGAACTGGACACTCTGCGTTTTGTGAATTAAATTATACGCCTGAAAAAGCAGACGGTACAATAGATGCTTCTAAGGCAATCAATATTGTAGAGCAATTCGAAGTTTCTCGTCAATTTTGGTCTTATTTGGTAAATAAGAACATTCTTAAGAACCCAAGTAATTTTATCCATACAGTACCACACATAAGTTATGTATGGGGAGAAGATAACGTTAACTACCTTAGAAAACGTTATAATGAGTTACAGAAATATCCATTATTCCAAGGAATGGAGTTCTCTGATAACCATGATAAAATCAAAGAATGGGCTCCATTGATTATGGAAGGCCGCAAAGATGAAGATGTATGTGCTGCTACGCACATGCTACTTGGTACAGATGTTAACTTCGGTGATTTAACTCGCCAACTTTTCGATTACTTAAAAGAAGAGGATGGAGTTAATATGACTTTTAACTGTGAAGTGAGTGATATCAAAAAGACTGGATCTGATTGGAATGTCTCAGCAACCAATAGCAAAGGACAAAAGCGATTGATTAAGTCAAAATTCGTATTTGTCGGAGCTGGAGGTGGAGCTATTTTATTATTACAGAAAGCTGATATTCCTGAGAGTAAAGGATATGGAGGTTTCCCTGTAGGAGGAGAGTGGCTTGTATGTCGCAACCCAGATGTTGTAAAACAACACATGGCTAAGGTGTATGGTAAAGCTTCAGTAGGAGCACCACCTATGTCTGTGCCTCACTTAGATACAAGGTTTATCGATGGGAAGCATTCATTACTTTTCGGACCTTACGCAGGGTTCTCTACTAAGTTTTTAAAGAAAGGTTCATACTGGGACTTAATTAAGTCATTAGAGTTAAACAATATCGGACCTATGTTAGGAGCGGGTATGCGTAATATGGACTTGACAAAATACTTAATAGAACAAGTATTGCAATCTTCTAAATCTCGTTATGCTGCCCTTAAAGAGTACTATCCTAATGCTAAAGAACAGGACTGGAAGTTAGAGCAGGCTGGACAACGTGTACAGGTTATTAAGAAAGATAAAGATGGCAAGGGTATCCTTCAGTTTGGTACAGAAGTAGTAAGTGCTGCTGATGGGTCTATAGCTGCTTTATTAGGAGCTTCTCCAGGAGCTTCAACAGCAACACCTATTATGCTTAAGTTATTGTCACAATGTTTTAAAGAAGAGTTTAAATCTGATCAGTGGCAGGCTAAGTTTAAACAGATGATTCCTAGCTTTGGGATCAAGTTAAATGAACATCCTGAATTAGTGGCTCAAGTAAGAGATAATACTAGTAAAGCACTAAAAATATATCCACATAATAATTAAGATTAAGCACCTAGATTCTAGGTGCTTTTTTTATATCCGTTATTTTAGAAGCTAATCTTTAATAATAATTCGATAAATAAATAATTATTATGGTAATATGTGGGTACTAATGTATTTTGTTTGTTTAATTAGTGGTTGTTATTTGTTAATTTGTTATAATGATTAATGTATTCATAAAATGTGGTTTTTATCACCTATCTTTATGCACTATTTCAGAAGTGTAACATTTTATCAATAATAAGTATATTAATTAGTAGTGATCAGGTATCTAAGAATAAATACAAAAGTACTTTATTTGCTTTTGCCACTAATGTTTTGCTTTAGTGTTATATGGAGTTGTTCTGATAAAAAAAAACATCGTGATTCTGTGCATAGCACCATTAATAACTATATTAATGATTATAATGCTTACTTGGCTGATTCATTAGATTTTAAAAAAACAGATTCTATTGGAGAATTAGTGCTTTGCTTGGCTAATTCACGTTATAATAGGGGACTTATAAGGGAATTTATCTCCAAGACCAATAGTGAAAAGAAGTATAGTGATCGTTTGTTAGACTACTCTGTAATGGAAACAGATACCTTTGGTATAGCTAGTGCTTTATTATTAACAGGGAAGTATTATACATCCAAGTTTATGACCGATAGTTCGTATTACTATTTTAGTCAAGCAGAGAATTTCTTTTTGAAAATAAACGACTCTATTCATCTTAGCGAAGTCTATTTTCATAAAGCCTTATTACTATCTAAAAATGGGGTTTACTCCGAGGCGGAAAAACAAATACTTAAATCTGTCAATTATAATACAAATGTCACTTCCTTAGTAGGAAGGTTTCGGCAGTATATAATTATTGGTGACGTATTTAGTGGGCTAGGAATGTACGACGACGCACTTCACTTCTATAATCAATCCTATGAACTACTAGAGAGCAAAGAATACCTTTATGAAGAATCCTTTCAGGAGATTAACCTAAGGAGAATATACGTACTCGATAACGCAGCAACAGTATACATGCGCCAAGGTAAGTATAAAGAG is a window of Myroides oncorhynchi DNA encoding:
- a CDS encoding MFS transporter, producing the protein MSNPAVKTNYPALYTLVTVFFFWGFFGAGNSIFIPFCKAYFHLDQFQSQLIDFAFYTAYYSGALILFILSTVKGKDLVTSYGYKKSIVFGLLFSAVGAGLMIWAVNVNVYTALLVGLFVVALGFSLQQIAANPLVISVGDPKTGTSRVSLGGAINSLGGTIGPLLMAFALFGSTVALTDDQIQHLSLSSMTLLYAGVGALFVIAAALFKFSKKIPDGVRIEPMEPAKKAIGTLVMMTILLVMIYIPVFNTYSHSVNQPIELLVKEKQVLMAKEVAASKAIEKDKSIAALDTQIVEIKERLDNKRILLLSAALIVIGGSIVFAFRNSRKNKQGWGAMQYPQLLLGMFGIFAYVGVEVSIGSNLGELLKLEEFGNLQSSQITPYISMYWGSLMIGRWAGAVSVFNLSKGKQLLAMIVVPFLAYFAVLGANYLAGNDITPLYYYSICVILQIVLTYWAKNKSARTLIMFSLFGLIAMVVGLLSTGVVAIYAFLAGGLACSVLWPAIFNIAIIGLGKYTAQGSSLLIMMILGGGIIPPIQGKVADILGIHQSYIVSLLCFVYLLAFGLVAKRVLSKQQIEIDNIA
- a CDS encoding cysteine desulfurase family protein is translated as MKHVYLDNAATTSVRPEVIEEMVNVLRNDYGNPSSTYAIGRHAKALVENARKVIAKQFNVTSSEIIFTSCGTEGNNWILRSAVRDLGIKRIITTKLEHHAVLNTVKQLNAEFGVELVFLNILPSSEIDYAQLEELLKDESKPTLVTLMHVNNEVGTELDLKRVSGLCEANHALFHCDTVQSIGKTKIDLTETPIDFIVASAHKFHGPKGIGFAFIRKKNVIKPVMFGGEQEKGLRAGTEGVHQVVGMAKALEMAYDLLDKESAHIASIKQYCKDRLLEVYPDVCFNGNDVGFYNILNVLLPLSQEKAAMMLFQLDMKGIAVSRGSACQSGSQKPSHVLSQFLCAEDLKKPSLRLSFGHENTKEDIDILMEVLKTI
- a CDS encoding AIR synthase related protein codes for the protein MSSNNRYALRGVSAEKEDVHNAIKNIDKGLFPKAFCKIVPDYLTQDEDYCLIMHADGAGTKSSLAYMYWKETGDISVWKGIAQDAVIMNIDDLLCVGATDNIMLSSTIGRNKNLVPGEVLSAIINGTEELIAELKTFGVTIHSTGGETADVGDLVRTIIVDSTVTARMKRSDVIDNANIQAGDVIVGLESFGQATYEKGYNGGMGSNGLTSARHDVFDHSLATKYPESYDSSVPEELVYSGKVQLTDPVEGSPIDAGKLVLSPTRTYAPIIKAILDKYKSDQVHGMIHCSGGAQTKILHFIDKLHIVKDNMFPVPPLFKLIQEQSNTDWREMYQVFNSGHRMELYVKPEVAADIMAISESFNVKAQIVGRVEASQDKKLTITSEYGTFTY
- the ruvX gene encoding Holliday junction resolvase RuvX codes for the protein MARLLSIDFGKKRTGIAVSDDFQIIASGLTTVDTEQLLPFLKDYFQKENVEKVIIGEPKRLNNEPSEVVPLLNSFIEKFSQSFPAMPVERIDERFTSKMAFQTMIDSGLKKKQRQNKALIDEIAATIILQDYMRK
- a CDS encoding malate:quinone oxidoreductase; translation: MSSIQKSEADVVLIGAGIMSATLGILLKELKPNLKIEVIERLDSAAAESSDAMNNAGTGHSAFCELNYTPEKADGTIDASKAINIVEQFEVSRQFWSYLVNKNILKNPSNFIHTVPHISYVWGEDNVNYLRKRYNELQKYPLFQGMEFSDNHDKIKEWAPLIMEGRKDEDVCAATHMLLGTDVNFGDLTRQLFDYLKEEDGVNMTFNCEVSDIKKTGSDWNVSATNSKGQKRLIKSKFVFVGAGGGAILLLQKADIPESKGYGGFPVGGEWLVCRNPDVVKQHMAKVYGKASVGAPPMSVPHLDTRFIDGKHSLLFGPYAGFSTKFLKKGSYWDLIKSLELNNIGPMLGAGMRNMDLTKYLIEQVLQSSKSRYAALKEYYPNAKEQDWKLEQAGQRVQVIKKDKDGKGILQFGTEVVSAADGSIAALLGASPGASTATPIMLKLLSQCFKEEFKSDQWQAKFKQMIPSFGIKLNEHPELVAQVRDNTSKALKIYPHNN